The genomic segment GATGACGTCGGACATGTCAATCTGATTTAATGATTAGGCACGTGGGTTAGGATTTGATTCGTGCAGAGCCTGAACATATTTGTTAAATAAGAGTCATCGTGGGTCTAATGTTTTATTTAGTGTTATTATTCTGTCTCTTAGCCTCAACATTTGCATCTCTCTTCTTTGTGGGAAACAGGTTGAGCTTCGTGATGTTGACAGTGGGAATAAGCTTAACTTGCGCTTTGGATCTGAGGAGTCGGTTGAGAGTATGTTGCTTGTTCCATAGCATTCGTAGCTTAGTGTAAATTAATCCTTTACCTAAAAGTTGTTCCTTTTGGGTTTTCTAACTATTTTGTTATTAGCATTGTACGATAGTTCAGTTATTTTACTGTGATAGTGATTAGTCGTATCATTTACTGCAGAGGTTTTTGTTGAGGAGAAATCTTTCACGTGTTTATATACAGAGGATGATACTGCATTTCTGATCGAGTGAGTCCATTTTATGTGTAGTTTCCTTACCTGTTTTTATATCAACTTAAACATTGAGTTGCTAACGATTATTTCTTGAACTATGTATAACAAACAGGCCGAATACGTTTGAGCAAGTTGAAGTGCCATTGGATATATTTGGCAAAGCTGCTGTATATTTAAAAGGTTGGTAGCACAATGATGTCATTCGTAGTGCATGTTGCCTTGAATCATTTAGTGATGATTTTCTAAACAACAATAGGTGCCAAGCATTGTTTGATGATGAAACccagttttgttgtttttgctgAATGATTTGTGCATGTGCTAGAAATACTAACATGTCTGCTATGTATCTCTTTGTCCCTTACTTCCTCGTGATTGACAGAGGAAATGAAAGTTCAGTTGCAGCTGTATGATGGCAGAGCTTTATCTGCATCTATCCCTAAGCATATCACATGCACAGTGGTGGAAACACAACTTCCCATGAAAGGCCTAACATCAGCTCCTCGGtatgtcttttaaaaaattaatcaggAATGCTTCTCTATACAGTATATGCGTGCAACATATTGTTGATTCTCACATGTACCATTTATGTTTCCTCAACACCATGAATTAATCTTACTTAAGTTATGAGAAAACACCTTATTTCTTAAAATGCAGGTACAAGAGAGCTCTCCTGGATAATGGTTCCACTATTCAGGTAAGTTATCGTTCTAGGAAGTTGCAGCTATTAGTATTAGTTGATCTTGAAACTTCATGCGATCAGGAACAAGTCTGGTTCATCTAGCTACCAAAGTAACTCTGGGTTCCACCTTGAATTCCTCAGGTACCATCTTATCTGGAGGCAGGTGAAAAGATTGTGATAAACACTGAGGATGACTCTTTTGTTAAGAGGTATTTTTAATTCAACTCTTTAAATTTATTACACCGTTCATTATTGTTGTTATAGGCTTTTCTCATGATACCCTTTTCTTGCTCTCTCTCAATACAGGGACAACACATGAAACTCTTTTTAAGTAGTCGTTTAATACAAATCCTATGGAAGATAAAATTAGGGGTTTTAGTGTTTATGAAGCtattattatcatttatcattatTCCTGTTCTCATAATCTCGGAGCTTTGAGAGATGTCGAtcgtcacaactcacaagttcTTCTATATGAAGAAGACTTATCAGTGTGTACAAAGATTTCAGAATTATAATAAAGGTTAGTTTCAAATTAACAGGTGTTGTTCCTTTGTGAAAGTTTTGACATGTCCATCGTATTTGAATGGGGAAAAAAAAGGTGTAGTTGAGACCTAGTCATTGCATCTGTATAAATCAATCTTTGACACCATAGGATACTGATGACAAAACCAGAAATCCCAGCCTTTCATGGAAAGTTATAAAACTATCTAGATTTGATAATGAATTCTTTCATTACAGCTAAAGTTATCTGATACTGTCTTACAAAGTCATCTTTAGTAAGACTGAGAGAAGCTCAATAGAGAGACTCTTTTACAAATTGTCCATAGCGTAAACCGCTCTTTTTTATTGCTCCGAGTTCTAACCAGTACTCTGGTCTATCCTAATTGCATACTAATGGGCCTATCATATTTTCGGCCCAACACCAAATATTTccttaacaataaaaaaaaagaaataaataaataaaaataaaaaaggaaaaaaaaagtttggggATTAAAgagtgaagagaagagagcaatGGCAATAAGTCTAACCCTTTTTCCGGTTACAGCAACGCCACCGccgtcttctctcttctccttcaatcGTCTTTCTCGTTCCCATCATCATCACTTCTCTTatttctcttcgtcttctcagACTGGTAAAATCATTTCTCCTGCGTTCTTATCTCCCGATTTTGTCTCTCGTTATCTCTACTTGCGGTTATCTGTTACATTCCCCCATTTgcttcttaagttttttttaggtCATATGTTTAACTTTTCTATTGCGATATTTGTTGAAGATTAGAATTGTTGTTATTAGCATCTTGTAATTGTTGTGCTGCttatagtgtttttttatatCGAAAATGCTGAAGATGGTAAGTGTTCGTTTATAGTGCTGTTGATGGAACTGAAATTGAAGAGTGTAGCAATTTACAATCATAGTTTCCATTGTTCTCTTTGCATGTACTGATTTCGCTATTGTGGTTTTGTAACCTAGACAGAAAAATTGAGAGCAACGGCTTGGAGATTTGCTTTCGCAACCAGAGCTAAGTCCCTGGCAACCATGGCAGCTGTAGTAAGTCACCACTATATGTTTCTAATCCAGGAGAGATTTTAACAATATAACTTTCCCTGTTTTTCATGACTAATTTTGTTGAGTGCTGCTAATGACAGAATGAAGAGTGTACGGGGAATCTAAAACGCCAACTCGCAAAGCTATTTGATGTGTCTCTCAAAGTAACAGTTCCTGATGAACCTAGTGTTGAACCTTTGGTGGCTGCCTCCGCTCCTGGAAAATTTGGAGATTACCAATGGtgctccctctctctctttcatttaaTTCATTGAAATTATAGTTTCAATTAAGCTCTTTTCTGTTTGCtgaattggatttttttttttccatcaaaattGTTGTCTGCAGCAACAATGCGATGGGTCTATGGTCCATTATTAAAGGAAAGGGTACTCAGTTCAAGGGTCCTCCAGCTGTTGGACAGGTTGGTTCTTTAGAAATTCGTGGCTTTTTGTATGCTGTATGTTGTGAAGCAGATACGTTTCAGATTTTATATTTCGTTTAACTCTTGAttctgtttccttttttacGTAGGCCCTTGTTAAGAGTCTCCCTACTTCTGAGATGGTGGAATCATGCTCTGTAGCTGGACCTGGATTTATTAATGTTGTACTATCACCTAAGTGGATGGCTAAGGTGCTTTTGCTGTATTTGTATAGTCATTTCTAGTGCTCATAGAAATAATCTATGTTTAGCTTAATTGTTTTCTAATCTATCCGCAGAGTATTGAAAATATGCTTATCGATGGAGTTGACACATGGGCACCTTCTCTTCCGGTTAAGAGAGCTGTAGTTGATTTTTCTTCTCCCAACATTGCGAAAGAAATGCATGTTGGTCATCTAAGATCAACCATCATCGGTGACACGATAGCTCGCATGCTCGAGTACTCAAAGGTTGAAGTTCTACGCAGAAACCATGTTGGTGACTGGGGAACACAGGTAACTACTCTTCTCATGattttttaaccttgaattttattattgttgtatTCCAATGTGTATCAAAGAATAAACGCTGATTTTATCCTGCAGTTTGGCATGCTAATTGAGTACCTCTTTGAGAAATTTCCCGATACAGATAGTGTGACCGAGACAGCAATTGGAGATCTTCAGGTCAGCTGCTTTACATCATCTGCCCTCTCAAGCTTTACTGTTTTTATTATGTAGCAATATTGGTATAATATGCTTTGTGTGAAGAACCGAAGCAATTTAGTTTCTAATCTCAGATGTCGTTTGATAGGTGTTCTACAAGGCATCAAAGCATAAATTTGATATGGATGAGGAATTTAAGGAAAAAGCACAACAGGCTGTGGTTCGTCTACAGGTAAACAGCAATTTTCCTAACCTAACTCATTGGTGCATTTTTCTTGCGCAGTGTCTCGATTTGCAGCTGCTTTTGGTTGCAAGATCTAAATTACCCACTtgtctatcttttttttgtttcttctgtgcAGGGTGGAGATCCTTTATACCGTAAGGCTTGGGCTAAGATTTGTGACATCAGCCGAACTGAGTTTGCCATGGTTTATCAACGCCTTCGAGTTGAGCTTGAAGAAAAGGTAAAGATATAGCTGGACCTATACTATACTATTTGTGATCAAATGGAAACAGAGATACATTGGTGGGTAATGAAACATACATTGATTCATTCATGACAGGGAGAAAGCTTTTACAACCCTTATATTTCGAAAGTAATTGAAGAATTGAATACCAAGGGGTTGGTTGAAGAAAGCGAAGGTGCTCGTGTGATTTTCCTCGAAGGCTTTAACATCCCACTCATGGTTGTAAAGAGTGATGGTGGTTTTAACTATGCCTCTACAGATCTGACTGCTCTTTGGTGGGTTATCTTTAAATTAATTGTTCCATGAAATCCTGACTTTAGTAGCAATATTTTGAGAATACATCCATATATTATGACTTTCCGTGTCTGTATTTGCTGGAGTGTGTGGCTTGATCTGAACTTGCATAATGTTGAATGAATTGTCTGCTGGTGCTAAAATTTCTACCTGGCTCAGGTACCGGCTCAATGAAGAGGAAGCTGAGTGGATTATATATGTGACCGATGTTGGCCAGCAGCAGCACTTTAATATGTTCTTCAAAGTAGGTTTGATgaatgttttattgtttttgacgTCTTGTGAAATGTTATGTCTTGATCGAAACTGTCAGTCGTAACTGTGGTTTTCATGGTACTCTGAATCAGGCTGCCAGAAAAGCAGGTTGGCTTCCAGACAGTGATGAAACTTACCCTAGAGTTAACCATGTTGGTTTTGGTCTCGTCCTTGGGGAAGATGGCAAGCGATTTAGAACTCGGGCAACAGATGTAGTCCGCCTAGTTGATTTGCTAGATGAGGCTAAGACTCGCAGTAAAATTGCCCTTGTTGAGCACGGTACCTACTTTGTGTCAGCTCTCTCTACGTTTTGAATTGTTATATCATTCACGTATTCAGTTATTACTTGGTATATCTATATTCTTATACGTTGTTTCTCTGTTTAGGTAAGGACAAAGAATGGACACCCGAGGAACTGGACCAAACAGCTGAGGCAATTGGCTATGGTGCGGTGAAGTAAGTATCATCTCTATACTACTGCTGATGATAGTAAATTCAGTCAGTATCTTCAGGCTTTCGGTGactttttgtaattaaaactGCACAAATATGATGAGTGTTCTGCAAGATGTTTCGACAGTTggcatttttatattttcatgcCACAAGCTAACTTGggattttgtttaattt from the Camelina sativa cultivar DH55 chromosome 12, Cs, whole genome shotgun sequence genome contains:
- the LOC104730777 gene encoding uncharacterized protein LOC104730777 isoform X1, which gives rise to MRGLYHFKRISVFRSLLSFSNATSPGALTTRRSLYSLSRSLSSAPYVSGGCCRETPLLHSPWSALQRRGVKVNAIQLRAGNVIERTGRTFRVVEAEHKQQGRGGASIQVELRDVDSGNKLNLRFGSEESVEKVFVEEKSFTCLYTEDDTAFLIEPNTFEQVEVPLDIFGKAAVYLKEEMKVQLQLYDGRALSASIPKHITCTVVETQLPMKGLTSAPRYKRALLDNGSTIQVPSYLEAGEKIVINTEDDSFVKRDNT
- the LOC104730777 gene encoding uncharacterized protein LOC104730777 isoform X2; the protein is MRGLYHFKRISVFRSLLSFSNATSPGALTTRRSLYSLSRSLSSAPYVSGGCCRETPLLHSPWSALQRRGVKVNAIQLRAGNVIERTGRTFRVVEAEHKQQGRGGASIQVELRDVDSGNKLNLRFGSEESVEKVFVEEKSFTCLYTEDDTAFLIEPNTFEQVEVPLDIFGKAAVYLKEEMKVQLQLYDGRALSASIPKHITCTVVETQLPMKGLTSAPRYKRALLDNGSTIQSGSSSYQSNSGFHLEFLRYHLIWRQVKRL
- the LOC104730779 gene encoding arginine--tRNA ligase, chloroplastic/mitochondrial-like isoform X1 yields the protein MAISLTLFPVTATPPPSSLFSFNRLSRSHHHHFSYFSSSSQTEKLRATAWRFAFATRAKSLATMAAVNEECTGNLKRQLAKLFDVSLKVTVPDEPSVEPLVAASAPGKFGDYQCNNAMGLWSIIKGKGTQFKGPPAVGQALVKSLPTSEMVESCSVAGPGFINVVLSPKWMAKSIENMLIDGVDTWAPSLPVKRAVVDFSSPNIAKEMHVGHLRSTIIGDTIARMLEYSKVEVLRRNHVGDWGTQFGMLIEYLFEKFPDTDSVTETAIGDLQVFYKASKHKFDMDEEFKEKAQQAVVRLQGGDPLYRKAWAKICDISRTEFAMVYQRLRVELEEKGESFYNPYISKVIEELNTKGLVEESEGARVIFLEGFNIPLMVVKSDGGFNYASTDLTALWYRLNEEEAEWIIYVTDVGQQQHFNMFFKAARKAGWLPDSDETYPRVNHVGFGLVLGEDGKRFRTRATDVVRLVDLLDEAKTRSKIALVEHGKDKEWTPEELDQTAEAIGYGAVKYADLKNNRLTNYTFSFDQMLNDKGNTAVYLLYAHARICSIIRKSGKDIEELKKTGNLALDHPDERALGLHLLRFAETVEEACTNLLPSVLCEYLYSLSDYYTKFYSNCQVNGSPEETSRLLLCEATAIVMRKCFHLLGITPVYKI
- the LOC104730779 gene encoding arginine--tRNA ligase, chloroplastic/mitochondrial-like isoform X2, giving the protein MAAVNEECTGNLKRQLAKLFDVSLKVTVPDEPSVEPLVAASAPGKFGDYQCNNAMGLWSIIKGKGTQFKGPPAVGQALVKSLPTSEMVESCSVAGPGFINVVLSPKWMAKSIENMLIDGVDTWAPSLPVKRAVVDFSSPNIAKEMHVGHLRSTIIGDTIARMLEYSKVEVLRRNHVGDWGTQFGMLIEYLFEKFPDTDSVTETAIGDLQVFYKASKHKFDMDEEFKEKAQQAVVRLQGGDPLYRKAWAKICDISRTEFAMVYQRLRVELEEKGESFYNPYISKVIEELNTKGLVEESEGARVIFLEGFNIPLMVVKSDGGFNYASTDLTALWYRLNEEEAEWIIYVTDVGQQQHFNMFFKAARKAGWLPDSDETYPRVNHVGFGLVLGEDGKRFRTRATDVVRLVDLLDEAKTRSKIALVEHGKDKEWTPEELDQTAEAIGYGAVKYADLKNNRLTNYTFSFDQMLNDKGNTAVYLLYAHARICSIIRKSGKDIEELKKTGNLALDHPDERALGLHLLRFAETVEEACTNLLPSVLCEYLYSLSDYYTKFYSNCQVNGSPEETSRLLLCEATAIVMRKCFHLLGITPVYKI